One part of the Mytilus trossulus isolate FHL-02 chromosome 11, PNRI_Mtr1.1.1.hap1, whole genome shotgun sequence genome encodes these proteins:
- the LOC134689562 gene encoding uncharacterized protein LOC134689562 yields the protein MKEDSSGSFNIDPVIGGIVAAVILITVLLVVISCKISSCGFFKTTSMDKQEVSFSTAVSEHSQNSEVRTSEITTSNESYGLSPNNSTNVYAVVNKIKKNEIQTTEDTYIETSFGEYDRLNGVSKRRTDAKENLYNSHAGIRNENDPTYDSSNHGGRTLQFDNDVYDHTDTLLTDGSDYGYSSTLKSEARNENDIYDKAV from the exons ATGAAGGAAGATTCAAGCGGTAGTTTTAATATAG ATCCTGTCATTGGTGGCATTGTAGCTGCGGTAATACTTATAACTGTTTTGCTTGTGGTGATTTCATGCAAAATAAG ttcatgtggatttttcaaaacgACTAGTATGGATAAACAAGAAGTCTCATTTTCAACAGCAGTTAGTGAACATTCACAAAATTCAGAAGTGCGAACAAGTGAGATAACGACCTCTAACGAATCATATGGCTTATCTCCAAACAACTCAACCAACGTGTATGCAgtcgtaaacaaaattaaaaagaacgAAATCCAAACAACCGAGGACACTTATATTGAGACATCATTCGGAGAATATGATCGATTAAACGGGGTATCGAAACGGAGAACAGATGCAAAGGAAAATTTATATAACAGTCATGCAGGTATTCGTAACGAAAATGACCCAACATACGACAGTTCCAACCATGGAGGAAGAACACTCCAATTTGATAACGATGTGTATGATCATACAGACACATTATTAACGGACGGTAGTGACTACGGTTATTCGTCGACACTCAAATCAGAAGctagaaatgaaaatgatatatacGATAAGGCTGTCTAG